A region of Nitrospinota bacterium DNA encodes the following proteins:
- a CDS encoding rod shape-determining protein, translating into MFSSDLAMDLGTANTLVIKKGHGLVLREPSVVAVHAETKQVLAVGSEAKKMLGRTPGNIVATRPLKDGVIANFEVCEAMIRYFIQKAHNRRSMVRPRIVIGVPSGITQVEKRAVRDAALSAGAREVYLIEEPMAAAIGVGLPIAEASGNMILDIGGGTTEVAVISLSGIVYSRSVRVAGDEMDEAIVNFIKRKYNLLIGERTAEEIKMTIGSAFSPEKPQTMEIKGRDLMAGIPKTLLINDSEIREALAEPVATVVETVKIALERTPPELAADIVDKGIVLAGGGSLLQGLDQLLREETGLPIIVAEDALSAVAIGAGKALEDMDLLRKVSI; encoded by the coding sequence ATGTTCTCGTCCGACCTGGCGATGGACCTGGGCACCGCCAACACCCTCGTTATAAAAAAGGGGCACGGCCTGGTGCTTCGGGAGCCTTCGGTGGTGGCTGTCCACGCCGAAACCAAGCAGGTGCTGGCCGTGGGTTCCGAGGCGAAAAAAATGCTGGGCCGCACGCCGGGCAACATAGTGGCCACCCGCCCGCTCAAGGATGGCGTCATCGCCAACTTCGAGGTGTGCGAGGCGATGATACGTTACTTCATCCAGAAAGCGCACAACCGCCGCTCCATGGTGCGCCCCAGGATAGTCATCGGCGTGCCGTCGGGGATAACCCAGGTTGAAAAACGGGCCGTGCGGGACGCGGCCCTTTCCGCCGGGGCGCGGGAGGTTTACCTTATCGAAGAGCCCATGGCGGCGGCCATAGGCGTGGGCCTGCCCATCGCCGAGGCCTCCGGCAACATGATTCTCGACATCGGCGGCGGCACCACAGAGGTGGCTGTTATCTCCCTTTCCGGCATCGTCTATTCCCGGAGCGTCCGCGTTGCCGGCGACGAGATGGACGAGGCCATCGTAAACTTCATAAAGCGCAAATACAACCTGCTCATCGGCGAGCGGACTGCTGAAGAAATAAAAATGACCATCGGTTCCGCGTTCTCTCCCGAGAAGCCGCAGACCATGGAGATTAAAGGGCGCGACCTGATGGCGGGCATCCCCAAAACCCTGTTGATCAACGATTCCGAGATCCGCGAGGCGCTGGCGGAGCCTGTGGCCACGGTGGTGGAAACGGTGAAAATCGCGCTGGAGCGCACCCCGCCGGAGCTGGCGGCGGACATAGTGGACAAAGGAATTGTGCTTGCCGGCGGCGGCTCTCTGTTACAGGGGCTGGACCAGCTGTTAAGGGAGGAGACCGGCCTGCCCATCATCGTGGCCGAAGACGCGCTTTCAGCCGTGGCCATCGGGGCGGGCAAAGCCCTGGAGGACATGGACCTGCTCCGCAAAGTCTCCATCTAA
- the rnhA gene encoding ribonuclease HI gives MQMNTVEIFCDGACKGNPGPGGWGAILRFGDNEKELYGFKAHTTNNEMELTAAIEALSALKRPCKVRLVTDSNYLVKGMKEWIHSWKKNGWKTSGKQPVKNAGLWRKLEEVSSTHHVKWEWIKGHAGHAENERADQLANRAIDESHKKAQR, from the coding sequence ATACAAATGAATACGGTTGAAATCTTCTGCGATGGAGCCTGCAAGGGGAACCCGGGGCCAGGCGGCTGGGGGGCAATACTCCGCTTTGGCGACAATGAAAAAGAGCTTTACGGGTTCAAGGCCCACACCACCAACAACGAGATGGAGCTGACCGCCGCCATCGAGGCGCTGTCGGCCTTAAAACGCCCCTGCAAAGTGCGGCTGGTTACGGACTCCAACTACCTTGTGAAGGGGATGAAGGAATGGATCCACAGCTGGAAGAAGAACGGCTGGAAGACCTCCGGCAAACAGCCGGTTAAAAACGCCGGGCTATGGCGCAAGCTGGAAGAAGTGTCCTCCACCCACCATGTAAAGTGGGAATGGATTAAAGGGCACGCAGGGCACGCGGAGAACGAACGGGCCGACCAGCTGGCCAACCGCGCCATAGACGAAAGCCATAAAAAAGCCCAGCGGTAA
- a CDS encoding multidrug efflux SMR transporter, whose amino-acid sequence MAWLYLALAGVVEIGWAVSLKYTEGFTRLWPSAGSLALAVVSVYLLSVAIRTIPIGTGYAVWTGIGAAGTAIIGVMYFEEPRDAGRLLCIGIIIAGIAGLKFYSR is encoded by the coding sequence ATGGCTTGGTTATATCTTGCGCTGGCCGGGGTTGTGGAGATAGGCTGGGCGGTGAGCCTTAAATACACCGAAGGTTTCACAAGGCTGTGGCCCAGCGCAGGGTCTTTGGCGCTGGCGGTGGTCAGCGTTTACCTGCTATCCGTGGCCATTAGAACCATTCCCATCGGCACGGGTTACGCCGTGTGGACCGGCATAGGGGCCGCGGGCACGGCCATTATCGGCGTGATGTATTTTGAGGAGCCCCGGGACGCGGGCCGGTTGTTGTGTATCGGGATTATCATCGCCGGGATAGCCGGGTTGAAGTTTTATTCGAGGTAA
- a CDS encoding argininosuccinate synthase: protein MAKKIKKVVLAYSGGLDTSVIVRWLIEHYNCEVICFAADLGQGEELKPLHQKAKAAGASKLVIRDLKEEFARDFVFPMLRANAVYEGIYLLGTSIARPLIAKEQVAIAKEFGADAVSHGATGKGNDQVRFELTYGALNPSLACIAPWREWEFNSRESLLNYAAKWNIPVSVTKKKPWSMDRNLLHLSFEGGILEDPWATPPEEMFVLSVSPKKAPDKETVITVGYEKGNPVSLNGKPMTPAKLLARLNTLGGQNGIGRVDLVENRFVGMKSRGVYETPGGTILHVAHRAVESLTMDRETLKLRDGLIPQYAAMVYNGFWYSPEREALQTFMDKAQENVTGEVKLGLYKGNVRVMGRRSPNSLFDPAFATFEADTVYNQADAEGFIRLNALRLKIRALAKSKKR, encoded by the coding sequence ATGGCGAAGAAAATAAAAAAAGTGGTGCTGGCCTACTCCGGCGGGCTGGACACGTCGGTAATAGTCCGCTGGCTCATTGAACATTACAATTGCGAGGTTATCTGTTTCGCCGCCGACCTGGGCCAAGGGGAAGAGCTGAAACCACTGCACCAAAAGGCCAAGGCCGCCGGGGCTTCAAAACTGGTTATCCGGGACTTGAAAGAGGAGTTCGCCAGGGACTTCGTGTTCCCCATGCTCCGCGCCAACGCGGTTTACGAGGGGATATATCTTCTCGGCACCTCCATCGCCCGCCCCCTGATAGCCAAGGAGCAGGTGGCCATCGCCAAAGAGTTCGGGGCCGACGCGGTATCCCATGGCGCCACCGGCAAGGGGAACGACCAGGTGCGGTTCGAGCTTACCTATGGGGCGCTCAACCCGTCGTTAGCCTGCATCGCCCCCTGGAGGGAGTGGGAGTTTAATTCCCGCGAGAGCCTGCTCAATTACGCGGCCAAGTGGAACATCCCCGTATCCGTCACCAAGAAAAAACCCTGGAGCATGGACCGCAACCTGCTTCACCTCTCTTTTGAAGGTGGCATTCTGGAAGACCCTTGGGCCACGCCGCCGGAGGAGATGTTCGTGCTGTCGGTGTCGCCTAAAAAGGCGCCCGATAAAGAAACGGTCATCACAGTGGGTTACGAAAAGGGGAACCCTGTATCGTTGAACGGCAAACCCATGACCCCGGCCAAGTTGCTGGCGAGGCTGAACACCCTGGGTGGGCAGAACGGAATCGGCCGGGTGGATCTGGTGGAGAACCGGTTCGTGGGGATGAAATCCCGCGGGGTGTACGAAACCCCCGGCGGCACTATCCTGCATGTGGCCCATCGAGCGGTGGAGTCGCTCACCATGGACCGGGAGACGCTGAAACTGCGCGACGGCCTGATACCCCAATACGCCGCCATGGTGTACAACGGTTTCTGGTATTCGCCCGAGCGGGAAGCCTTGCAGACCTTCATGGACAAGGCGCAGGAGAACGTGACCGGCGAAGTGAAGCTGGGGTTGTACAAAGGCAATGTGCGGGTGATGGGCAGGCGGTCGCCCAATTCGCTGTTCGATCCGGCGTTCGCCACCTTCGAGGCCGACACGGTGTACAACCAGGCCGATGCCGAAGGGTTCATACGGTTGAACGCGTTGCGGCTTAAAATCCGGGCGCTGGCCAAGAGCAAGAAGAGATAG
- a CDS encoding LEA type 2 family protein, with translation MRKYLFPALALAATIVASCASTTKRVADNTEVKLERAHVENPMAQGFNVIKELAGAMIGAPSSTRDNDLRVDIMLYLKNKNDFALNVMKVTYTFSVEGKTVATGSREGKTGELVLDAGSEKTVSLPLKVFTRELIGHTLAGMVKKGAKLNVKGNLSFDTMFGQVTFPYSVDQTI, from the coding sequence ATGCGAAAGTATTTATTCCCGGCGCTGGCGCTGGCCGCCACGATAGTAGCTTCCTGCGCCTCCACCACAAAACGGGTGGCCGATAACACCGAGGTAAAGCTGGAGCGGGCGCATGTGGAAAACCCCATGGCCCAGGGTTTTAACGTAATTAAAGAGCTGGCCGGGGCCATGATAGGCGCCCCTTCCTCCACCCGGGATAACGACCTGCGGGTGGATATTATGCTCTACCTCAAGAACAAGAACGATTTCGCCCTGAACGTGATGAAGGTCACATACACTTTTTCCGTGGAAGGGAAAACCGTGGCCACCGGAAGCCGTGAGGGGAAAACCGGTGAGCTGGTTCTAGATGCCGGTTCTGAAAAAACCGTGTCGCTACCTTTAAAAGTGTTTACCCGGGAACTGATAGGCCACACGCTTGCAGGCATGGTGAAGAAAGGCGCCAAGCTTAACGTGAAAGGCAACCTTAGCTTCGACACCATGTTCGGCCAGGTGACGTTCCCCTATTCGGTGGACCAGACGATTTAG
- the htpX gene encoding zinc metalloprotease HtpX — protein MNTFRTALLLTALTLIFILIGAALGGRSGMIFAFVLAVGMNFFSYFYSDKLVLRMYNARETSEYESPWLFQTVRELTMRAGIPMPKVYIIPTDQPNAFATGRNPEHAAVAVTEGIVRVLNREELAGVLAHEIAHVKNRDILIGTLAATIAGAISMIANMAQWALMFGGRSDERDVHPAVAVVMMLVAPIAAMLVQMAISRAREYQADRTGAELTRNPDSLARALVKIHSAAAGIPMNAEPATAHMFIVSPLTGSDFASLFSTHPPVEKRVEALRKLLFT, from the coding sequence ATGAATACGTTCCGCACTGCTTTGTTGTTGACGGCGTTAACCCTTATCTTCATTCTCATCGGGGCGGCGCTCGGCGGTAGAAGCGGCATGATTTTCGCCTTTGTTTTGGCCGTTGGCATGAACTTCTTCTCTTATTTCTACAGCGACAAGCTGGTGCTCCGCATGTACAACGCCCGGGAAACCAGCGAGTACGAGTCGCCCTGGCTGTTCCAGACGGTGCGGGAGCTTACCATGCGGGCCGGGATACCCATGCCCAAGGTTTACATAATCCCCACAGACCAGCCGAACGCTTTCGCCACCGGCAGGAACCCGGAACACGCCGCCGTGGCGGTTACCGAGGGTATCGTGCGGGTGTTGAACCGTGAGGAGCTGGCGGGGGTTTTGGCCCACGAGATAGCCCATGTGAAAAACCGGGACATCCTTATCGGCACGCTGGCGGCCACCATCGCGGGCGCCATCTCCATGATAGCCAACATGGCCCAATGGGCCCTGATGTTCGGCGGCAGGAGCGACGAACGGGACGTACACCCGGCGGTGGCCGTGGTGATGATGCTGGTTGCGCCCATAGCGGCGATGCTGGTGCAAATGGCCATATCCCGCGCCAGGGAATACCAGGCGGACAGGACCGGAGCCGAGCTTACCCGGAATCCGGACTCGCTGGCCCGGGCGCTGGTGAAAATCCACAGCGCGGCGGCGGGCATACCTATGAACGCGGAGCCTGCCACGGCGCACATGTTCATCGTAAGCCCCCTTACCGGATCCGATTTCGCCTCGCTTTTCTCCACCCATCCGCCGGTGGAAAAACGGGTGGAGGCGCTCCGGAAGCTGTTGTTCACCTAG
- a CDS encoding DMT family protein, with protein sequence MWQTVLLLMLSNCFMTFAWYGHLKSMGSQPLFFVILISWGIAFFEYVLQVPANRIGAQYFTLGQLKVIQEIITMTVFAGFAWVYMKQPLKLDYLWAMLCLSGAAYFMFRGGLEG encoded by the coding sequence ATGTGGCAGACTGTTTTATTGCTGATGCTCTCCAACTGCTTTATGACCTTCGCCTGGTACGGGCACTTGAAAAGCATGGGGAGCCAGCCCCTTTTTTTCGTTATCCTCATAAGCTGGGGAATCGCCTTCTTCGAATATGTCCTCCAGGTGCCCGCCAACAGGATAGGCGCCCAATATTTCACACTGGGCCAACTGAAGGTTATCCAGGAAATAATAACCATGACGGTATTCGCCGGGTTCGCCTGGGTTTATATGAAACAGCCGCTGAAACTGGACTACCTTTGGGCCATGCTTTGCCTTTCCGGGGCGGCATATTTCATGTTCCGTGGCGGGCTGGAGGGGTGA
- a CDS encoding PAS domain S-box protein, with amino-acid sequence MSDKNSSGPKQIALVYLVVGSAWIVLSDRIMDILSLSQPQISFYQSVKGVGFMAVTSVIIYYMTTIWFGRIMALKCEAEFSGRFASLLGSINAIVARAPGEKELVSQCVTAILDSGEFPKAWIGLCPENDESKITIVARKGFTEGYLPDFFTIESAVEEAGVALSQAAVKTRAPAFSRDNDSLPPMDPNGPDNLSVVAVPLQNDGQVMGVLVIYCYRKEAFGRAEMEFLEELSSNLAYGVAAIRAREAKKRAVEELATALAQKRTVLDNAVVGVSFIVDRKLIWANQKCKELFGYSGEEMVDGFSTSLSYTSEEDFQKTGEAISRSFAQGKPYLVETPMRRRDGSFFTCRLFGKPVDYADPSKGAIWVLEDVTDRKKAQDELLENKEKYRTLIDMIPHGIVESGLDGSITFANKAFVDLLGAPREKVVGSKVWDIYGDKTERNANRVFHEMLILQRPLPSRYDIKINRQDRPPKNAQVDWCYRKDKDGQVAGIISVITDVTERKAAETMAWENEERFRQLSGASFEGILVHDNGTILMANETLALMAGYRIEETIGKNVLDFVAPESRAAVSAQIRERLDTPYEITILRKGGGTFLAEVTSRNVMWEGKPARVAAIRDISERKKGDEERARLAKGIEQSAEMVVITDETGVILYVNPAFERVTGFSKDEAMGKKPSIVKSGLHDNSFYHNMWARLASANVWSGRIVNRRKNGDLFEVDSTISPTLGADGNVINYVAVQRDITREAMLTRAREYFTSITSHEMRTPLAKLELARILLRKAAEGEEEGKFAQTMDVLEESFHNFHRIVSMTELISKLIVGGLEPARNPVYLYSAAQSCVESAEDMSRMEKRNVIIKASLENLPAETMIYGDMEMMRMAIMEIISNAIKYTPDGKNIYITGRVLPRLAILDIKDEGLGISRERLEHVFEPYFALEDPLRHSTGMYKYKGGGIGLGLTVARMIMERLGGRLSISSSGEHRGTQVTLMFPLNA; translated from the coding sequence ATGAGTGACAAAAATTCCTCAGGCCCCAAACAGATAGCGCTTGTTTATCTGGTGGTGGGCTCCGCCTGGATAGTCTTGTCCGACAGGATCATGGATATCCTCTCCTTAAGCCAGCCCCAGATATCTTTCTACCAGTCGGTAAAAGGTGTCGGGTTCATGGCGGTCACGTCTGTAATCATTTACTACATGACAACCATATGGTTCGGCAGGATCATGGCGCTGAAATGCGAGGCGGAATTTTCCGGCCGTTTCGCCAGCCTGCTGGGCTCCATCAACGCCATTGTGGCCCGGGCGCCCGGTGAAAAGGAGCTTGTGTCCCAATGCGTAACCGCCATTCTGGATTCCGGCGAATTCCCCAAGGCATGGATCGGGCTTTGCCCGGAGAATGATGAAAGCAAAATAACCATCGTAGCCCGGAAAGGGTTTACTGAAGGGTATCTGCCGGATTTTTTCACTATCGAAAGCGCCGTGGAGGAGGCAGGCGTGGCCCTGTCCCAAGCGGCGGTTAAAACACGAGCCCCTGCCTTCAGCCGGGATAATGACAGCCTGCCACCCATGGATCCCAATGGGCCGGATAATTTATCTGTAGTGGCCGTCCCTTTGCAAAACGACGGGCAGGTGATGGGTGTACTGGTCATTTACTGCTACCGGAAAGAGGCTTTCGGCCGGGCTGAAATGGAGTTCCTGGAAGAGCTTTCCTCCAACCTGGCATACGGCGTGGCGGCCATTCGCGCGCGGGAGGCCAAAAAGCGGGCGGTGGAGGAACTGGCCACGGCCCTGGCCCAAAAGCGTACCGTGCTGGACAACGCCGTGGTGGGCGTGTCCTTCATCGTTGACAGGAAGCTTATTTGGGCCAACCAGAAATGCAAAGAGCTTTTCGGCTATTCCGGCGAGGAAATGGTTGATGGATTTTCCACCTCGCTTTCATACACATCAGAAGAGGATTTCCAGAAAACCGGCGAAGCCATAAGCCGCTCTTTCGCGCAGGGAAAACCATACCTGGTGGAAACCCCCATGCGCAGGCGCGACGGTTCTTTTTTCACCTGCCGCCTTTTCGGCAAACCGGTGGATTACGCGGACCCGTCCAAAGGCGCCATATGGGTGCTGGAAGACGTCACCGACCGGAAAAAAGCCCAGGACGAGCTTTTAGAGAACAAGGAGAAATACCGGACACTCATAGATATGATCCCGCACGGTATCGTGGAGAGCGGACTGGACGGCTCCATTACATTCGCCAACAAGGCTTTTGTGGATCTGCTGGGCGCGCCCCGGGAAAAGGTGGTCGGCTCCAAGGTTTGGGACATTTACGGCGACAAGACCGAACGCAACGCCAACCGCGTGTTCCACGAGATGCTCATCCTTCAAAGACCTTTACCCTCCAGGTACGACATCAAGATAAACCGGCAAGACAGGCCCCCGAAAAACGCCCAGGTGGACTGGTGTTACAGGAAAGACAAGGACGGACAGGTGGCCGGAATCATTTCGGTTATCACCGATGTGACGGAGCGCAAGGCGGCCGAAACCATGGCGTGGGAAAACGAGGAGCGGTTCCGCCAGCTTTCCGGCGCCAGTTTCGAGGGGATACTGGTGCACGACAATGGAACCATCCTGATGGCCAACGAAACCCTTGCCCTGATGGCCGGATACAGGATAGAGGAAACCATAGGGAAAAACGTGCTGGATTTCGTGGCTCCGGAAAGCAGGGCCGCCGTAAGCGCGCAAATAAGAGAGCGGCTGGACACACCTTACGAAATAACCATCCTGCGCAAGGGGGGCGGGACGTTTCTGGCGGAAGTCACCAGCCGGAACGTGATGTGGGAGGGCAAGCCCGCCAGGGTGGCGGCCATCCGAGACATTTCCGAGCGGAAAAAGGGGGACGAGGAGCGGGCACGGCTGGCCAAGGGCATAGAGCAATCCGCCGAAATGGTGGTTATCACCGACGAGACTGGCGTAATCCTGTACGTCAATCCAGCCTTCGAGCGGGTCACCGGCTTTTCAAAAGACGAAGCCATGGGCAAAAAGCCGAGCATAGTGAAAAGCGGATTGCACGATAATTCCTTTTATCACAACATGTGGGCGCGGCTGGCGTCGGCCAATGTATGGTCCGGCAGAATAGTCAACCGCAGGAAGAACGGTGATCTTTTCGAGGTGGACAGCACCATCTCTCCCACCCTGGGGGCCGACGGTAACGTAATAAACTACGTGGCCGTGCAGAGGGACATTACGCGGGAGGCCATGCTCACCCGCGCCCGCGAATATTTCACCTCCATCACAAGCCATGAGATGCGAACACCTTTGGCCAAGCTGGAACTGGCCAGGATACTTTTGCGCAAGGCGGCGGAGGGGGAGGAAGAGGGCAAGTTTGCCCAAACCATGGACGTGCTGGAAGAGTCTTTCCACAACTTCCACAGGATAGTTTCCATGACAGAGCTTATCTCCAAGCTCATCGTTGGCGGGTTGGAGCCGGCAAGGAACCCGGTTTACCTGTATTCGGCGGCGCAGTCTTGCGTGGAAAGCGCCGAGGACATGAGCCGCATGGAAAAGCGCAACGTTATAATAAAGGCCAGCCTGGAGAACCTTCCGGCGGAAACCATGATCTACGGGGACATGGAAATGATGCGCATGGCCATCATGGAGATAATCTCCAACGCCATCAAGTACACCCCCGACGGGAAGAACATTTACATCACCGGCCGGGTGCTTCCCAGGCTGGCCATTCTGGACATCAAGGACGAAGGGCTGGGCATCTCCCGCGAAAGGCTTGAGCATGTTTTCGAGCCGTATTTCGCGCTGGAAGACCCGCTCCGCCATTCCACCGGGATGTACAAATACAAAGGTGGCGGCATAGGACTGGGGCTTACGGTGGCCCGGATGATCATGGAACGGCTCGGCGGCAGGCTTTCCATCTCCAGCTCCGGCGAGCACAGGGGAACCCAGGTTACCCTGATGTTCCCTCTCAACGCCTGA
- a CDS encoding ABC transporter ATP-binding protein, with translation MSQASSGGAIVLLDNVTRSYINGEVVINAVSAVSLAVEKGEFAVLCGPSGSGKTTTLNLIGALDAPSSGKVSLEGQELNLLSRSVVARLRRDRIGFVFQAYNLIPTLTVFENAEFVLSLQGVPKKQRREKVLSVLDEVGLAGLERRRPSELSGGQQQRVAIARAIAHNPAIVLADEPTSNVDSATADSLLDIMEKLNHEDGVTFLFSTHDKRVIDRAHRIITMRDGRVVSDEAVAEAGKG, from the coding sequence ATGAGCCAGGCCTCCTCCGGCGGCGCCATAGTTTTACTGGACAACGTCACCCGCTCGTATATAAACGGGGAGGTTGTAATCAACGCGGTTTCGGCGGTGAGCCTGGCGGTGGAGAAGGGGGAGTTCGCCGTGCTGTGCGGCCCATCCGGCTCGGGCAAAACCACCACGTTGAACCTTATCGGCGCGCTGGACGCGCCATCTTCGGGCAAGGTATCGCTGGAGGGGCAGGAGCTAAACCTGCTCTCCCGCTCGGTAGTGGCCAGGCTGAGGCGGGATAGGATAGGTTTCGTTTTCCAGGCGTACAACCTTATACCTACCCTTACCGTGTTCGAGAACGCCGAGTTCGTCCTGTCCCTGCAGGGCGTCCCTAAAAAACAGCGCCGTGAAAAAGTTTTGAGCGTGCTGGACGAAGTGGGGCTGGCAGGGCTGGAGAGGCGGCGCCCTTCAGAGCTTTCCGGCGGGCAACAGCAAAGGGTGGCCATCGCCCGCGCCATAGCCCACAACCCGGCCATAGTGCTGGCGGACGAGCCAACCTCCAACGTGGATTCGGCCACGGCCGACTCCCTGCTGGACATCATGGAGAAACTCAACCACGAGGACGGGGTGACGTTCCTGTTCTCCACCCACGACAAACGGGTTATAGACCGGGCGCACAGGATAATCACCATGCGTGACGGGCGTGTGGTTTCCGATGAGGCCGTAGCTGAAGCGGGCAAAGGGTGA
- a CDS encoding DUF3592 domain-containing protein, with the protein MKTKSKRKPKIKLPADQRPAPAQKPMAPKTGAKEARQDIKKKKGLPVFFIVLALVGVGLILFGFRQVMIAAMPVGLPEVEAVVTNSDVVETGGSFSPRVAYTYMMNGTGLRSEALLPDGEKLTYKTREKAEAKARKYTVGAKVKAFYDPLNQNGVFLEKPLAVTAEYFIFAGVILTLISMGGILAAVILHMGKSK; encoded by the coding sequence GTGAAGACCAAATCTAAACGGAAACCGAAAATAAAACTGCCCGCGGACCAAAGGCCCGCTCCGGCGCAAAAGCCCATGGCCCCGAAGACCGGGGCAAAAGAGGCCAGGCAGGACATAAAAAAGAAAAAGGGACTGCCTGTGTTTTTCATCGTACTGGCGCTGGTGGGCGTGGGGCTTATCCTGTTCGGTTTCCGGCAGGTGATGATTGCCGCCATGCCTGTGGGGTTGCCGGAGGTGGAAGCGGTGGTCACAAACTCCGATGTGGTGGAAACAGGTGGCTCGTTCAGCCCCAGAGTGGCCTATACATACATGATGAACGGCACGGGGCTCCGGTCGGAGGCATTACTGCCTGACGGGGAAAAACTTACTTACAAAACCCGCGAAAAGGCGGAGGCCAAGGCGCGCAAATACACCGTGGGGGCCAAGGTTAAGGCGTTTTACGACCCTCTAAACCAGAACGGCGTATTTCTGGAGAAGCCATTGGCGGTCACGGCGGAATACTTCATTTTCGCCGGGGTGATTTTGACCCTTATAAGCATGGGGGGAATCCTTGCGGCGGTAATACTTCATATGGGGAAAAGCAAGTAG